Sequence from the Thermomonas sp. HDW16 genome:
CGGCATCAGGTTGGTGGCGGGCGCAAGTGCAGCGCCGCCGCGCAACACCAGGTCAATCTCGGACAGGCCCTTGCCGCACAGCAGGCGTTCGGTCGAGGTACGTCCGTGTTGCGCGGTGAGCCAAGCGGCGATCGCGCGCTCCTCGTCGCCGAGCGGGGCGAAGCTGGTGTGGCCGCCCTCGGTTTCCACCGCATGCCAGCCGTGTGCGTGCGAACCGACCAGCAGCGCGACGCCCAGGCCAGTGCCGGGGCCCATCACCGTGACCGGCCCGCGCAACGGTGCGGCGGGATCGCCGTGCAGGGTGACCAAGCTGTCGGGCTGCAGCGAGGGCACGGCCCAGGCCACGGCGCCGAAGTCGTTGATCATCCGCAGCTCGTCCAGGCCCAGCGTGCGCTGCAGTTCGCGGCGGCTGAACGACCAGGCGCGATTGGTGAGGCGGATTTCGTCGTGGCCAACCGGACTGGCCACCGCCAACGCCGCGCGCGCGGGCTTGGCATCCACGCCGGACAGGTAGTGTTCGATCGCGTGTTGCATGCTGGCGAAGTCCGCATTGCGCAGCGACTGCGCCTCGTGCAGTTCGACGCCTGGCGTGGATAGGTCGGTCAGCGCGAAGCGCGCATTGGTGCCGCCGATGTCGCCGACCAGCGCAAGCTGACTCATGCGGCGTCCTCGTCGAGGAACAATGAGCACGCGCCTTGTTCGGCAGGGCTGACATTCCTGCGCATCAGCGCGAACAGTTCGCGGCCATGGCCGATGCGGTTGGCGGCGAGTGTCGGTTTTGCCAACGCGCGCGTCGCCCATTCGCCGGCATCCACCAGCGCCTCCATCGTGCCGGCCTCGGCATCGATGCGGACGATGTCGCCCTCGTGCAGCTTCGCCAGTGCGCCGGCATCGACCGCTTCCGGCGTCACGTGGATCGCCGCGAGCACCTTGCCCGAAGCGCCGGACATGCGGCCGTCGGTGAGCAGGGCGACGCGTTGGCCGCGATCCTGCAAGGCGGCCAGCGTCGGCGTCAGTTTGTGCAGTTCCGGCATGCCGTTGGCGCGTGGGCCCTGGCCGCGAACGACCGCGACGAAGTCGCCGACCAGTTCATCGGCCTTGAATGCGTCCAGCAAGGCGTCCTGCGATTCGAAGATGCGCGCGGGCGCTTCGATGCGGCGGAACTCCGGTGCCACCGCGGAAATCTTCACCACCGCACGGCCCAGGTTGCCCTGCAGACGACGCAGGCCGCCTTCGCTGTCGAACGGCGCGGCCACGCCGCGCACCACGCTGACGTCCTTCGATTGTGCGGGCGCGTCGCGCCACTGCAACTGCAGTCCGTCGAGGTGCGGTTCCAGCGCCTGCTGGCGCAGGTCGCCGCCATGCACGCAGGCGATGTCGGCATGCAGTAGGCCGGCATCGATCAGCTCGCGGATGACCAGTCCCAGGCCGCCCGCGGCGTGAAAATGGTTCACGTCGGCCGAACCGTTCGGATACACGCGCGCCAGCAGCGGCGTAGCCTTCGACAGTTCGTCCAGGTCGTTCCAGTCGATGATCAAGCCGGCGGCGCGGGCGATGGCGACCAGGTGCAGCGCGTGGTTGGTGGAACCGCCAGTGGCGGCCAGCCCGACCATCGCGTTGACCATGGCTTTCTCGTTCACGGTGCGCGCCAGCGGGCGGTAATCGTCGCCCAGTGCGGTGATCCGCAACACCTGCTCGGCGGCGGCGACGGTCAGCGCATCGCGCAGCGGCGTGCCCGGGTTGACGAAGGCGCTGCCCGGCATGTGCAGGCCCATCACTTCCATCAGCATCTGGTTGGAATTGGCGGTGCCGTAGAAGGTGCAGGTGCCGGGCGAATGGTAGGACGCCGCTTCGGCATCCAGCAGTTCCTCGCGGGTGGCTTCGCCGAGTGCATAACGCTGGCGCACCTCGGCCTTCTGCTTGTTGGGGATGCCGGAGGGCATCGGCCCCGCCGGCACGAAGATCGTCGGCAGGTGGCCGAAGCTCAGCGCGCCGATCAACAGGCCGGGCACGATCTTGTCGCATACGCCCAGCATCAGCACGCCATCGAACATTTCGTGCGAAAGCGAGACCGCCGTGGCCATCGCGATGGCGTCGCGCGAGAACAGCGACATCTCCATGCCGGCGCGGCCCTGTGTCACGCCATCGCACATTGCCGGCACGCCGCCGGCGACCTGCGCGCTGCCGCCGGCATTGCGCGCGGCCATGCGGATCAGCGCGGGGTACTGCTCCATCGGCTGGTGCGCGCTGAGCATGTCGTTGTAGGCGGTGACGATGCCGATATTGCCGCCACGACCGCTGCGCAATTCCTGCTTGTCCACGCCCGAGGCCGCGAAGCCGTGCGCAAGGTTGCCGCAGCCCAGGTCGCGGCGCGCCGGCCGGGTTTCGCGCGCGGCGTCCATCCGTGCCAGGTAGTCGTCGCGCAGGCGCTTGCTGCGCTCGGCGATGCGGGCGGTGACGCGTTCGACGACGGGATGCAGCGTGGACATCACGGACTCCAATGGATCTGCAGGCGATGGTCGCGCGCATGCAGCAGTGCGGCAACCGGATAGGGGATCGCGCCGCCATCATCCTGCTGTTGCGCTTGGCGCAGCACGCCTCGCTTGTCTTCGCCGGTGACGACCAGGTGGATCGAACGCGCGTGGAGCAGGCGCGGCAGGGTCAGGCTGATCCGCGCGAACGGCGCTTCCGGCGGCAACGGATCGGGCAGGGTGGCGATGGCGTCGATGCCGCTGTCCATCGCGAGGCCTTCGGCAAAATTCGCCGCACCGGGGAACAGCGAGGCGAAGTGGCCGTCCGCGCCCATGCCCAGCAGCACGAAGTCGAAGGGTTGCGCATTCAATGCAAGCAACGCGCGGGCTTGCGCCAGCGATGCGGTTTCGTCGCCATCGTCACGGGTGATGCCGTTCGCGGTGATGCCGGCACTCGATGCGAACGCCTTGCGCAGGGCGCGCAGGTTGCAGGCCGGATGGTCGTGCGGCACGCAGCGTTCGTCGGTCGGGATCGCGGTGATGCTGCCGTCGAATGCCGATGCGGCGAGCCGCGCGTAGATCGGCAGCGGCGTGCGCCCGCCCGCGAGCGCTAGCCAGGCAACGCCGCGTTCGCGTGTGGCATCGCGACAGGCGTGTTGCAATTCTTGCGCGACCTGTTCGATCAGCGCATCGGTGTTTGGGTAATCGTGCTCGATCCAGCCCATCAATCGCGCCAACTGTGGCCGTGGCGTTCGATCAGCGACACCGCCGCGCTCGGCCCCCAGGTGCCAGCCGGATACGGCTTCGGCGCGATATTCGCGCTGCGCCAGCCGTCGAGGATCGCATCCACCCATTGCCAGGCGGCTTCGGTTTCGTCGCGGCGCACGAACAGGGTGCCGTTGCCTTCGATCGCATCGAGGTAGAGGCGTTCGTAGGAAATGCGGCGGCGCGCGTTGGCGAATTCCTCGTGGAAGTCCAGGTCCAGAGCGACTTGCGACAGGCGCAGGCCGCTGCGATCCAGCCCCGGCGTCTTCGCCATCAGGTCGAGTTCGATGCGTTCTTCCGGTTGCAGGCGGATCAGCAGGCCGTTGGGCAGCATGTCGCTACCAGCGCGGCCGCCGAAGATCGAATACGGCACCTTGCGGAACTGGATGTAGATCTCGGTGCAGCGCGACGGCAATCGCTTGCCGGTGCGCAGGTAGAACGGCACGCCCGACCAGCGCCAGTTGTCCACGTGCGCGCGCAGGGCGACGAAGGTTTCGGTCCTGCTGTCGCGGCCGAGTTCCTGCGCATAGCCGGGCACCGCCACGCCATCGATCGCGCCGGCGCTGTACTGGCCGGCGACGGATTCGCTGGCGACGTGATCGCGGCCGATGGCGCGCAGCGAGCGCAGCACCTTGATCTTCTCGTTGCGCACGGCGGTCGGTTCGAAGCGCGCCGGCGGCTCCATCGCCACCAGGCACAGCAGTTGCAGCAGGTGGTTCTGCAGCATGTCGCGCATCGCGCCGGAATCGTCGTAATAGTCGCCGCGGCCTTCCACGCCGACGGTTTCGGCCACGGTGATCTGCACCTGCTCGATGTGGCGCGCGTTCCACAGCGGCTCGAACATCACGTTGCCGAAGCGCAGCGCGATCAGGTTCTGCACGCCTTCCTTGCCGAGGTAATGATCGACGCGATAGACGCGGTCTTCGTCGAAGTACTGCGCCACGCCGTCGTTGATCGCCTCGGCGCTGGCCAGGTCCTTGCCGATGGGTTTTTCCAGCATTACTCGCGTTCCAGCATCGGCAGCGCCGTGCGCGGCCAATGCGCGGCAGGCCGGTACATAGAAGCGCGGCGCGGTGCTGAGGTGGTAGAGCACGTCGCCATCGCGCAATTCCTCCACTTTCGCCGCGAGCTTCGCCATCGAGGCATCGTCGTCGACGCTGGCCGGGATGTAGTCGAGGCGATCCAGCAGGCCGCGTAGTGCGGCTTCATTGCATTCCTCGGCGGGGATGCGCTCGTGGATGGTGTTCGCCACCAATTCGGCGAAACCCTCGCGGGTCAGCTCGCTGCGCGCGGTGCCCAGGATGCGCAGTTTGTCCGGCAGCAGCTGTTCGGCCTGCAGGCTGTACAGCGAAGGGAGCAGCATGCGTTGGGCAAGATCCCCGGTGGCGCCGAAGATGGTCAGCAGCGAAGCAGGCGCAGGTCGCGTCACTCGTGTGTTCCGTGCAAAGTCGTCATCGAAGCTTAATACGCTTGCGTGTGTGTTGCCCGTGCATTCGATTTCACCCGGGTAAACGGCCAAAGCCGCGCCATTGCTCGCATACGCATAGGTATGTCGGGGGTTGGCCCGTAGAATCGAGTTTTTACTCCAGAGGTCGCGTGATGACCCGTTCGTCCTCGCTGGATCGCGAGCAACTCCTGGCCTGCGCTCGCGGCGAATTGTTCGGCATGGACAATGCGCGCCTGCCCGCGCCGCCGATGCTGATGTTCGATCGCATCACCGCCATCACCGAGGATGGCGGCGCTTACGGCAAGGGCTTCATCCGTGCCGAACTCGACATCCATCCGGATCTCTGGTTCTTCGGTTGCCACTTCCTTGGCGATCCGGTGATGCCCGGCTGCCTGGGCGTGGACGCGATGTGGCAACTCACCGGTTTCTTCCTGCCGTGGCTGGGCGAGCAAGGGCGCGGGCGCGCACTCGGCGCTGGCGAGATCAAGTTCACAGGCCAGGTGATGCCGGACGCGAAGGTGGTCAGCTACGAGATCGATATCCGCCGGGTCATGCGTGGCCGCCTGAAGATGGTGATCGCCGATGGCCGCACCTATGTCGATGGCCGCGAAATCTATGTGGCCCGCGACATGCGCGTGGGACTGTTCCAGTCCATGGAGGCCATGTGAACACGCAACGACGCGTTGTGGTCACCGGCATGGGCATCGCGTCCTGCCTGGGCAATGACCTGGATACGGTTTCCGCGTCGCTGCGCGACGGGCGTGCGGGCATTCGTCATTTGCCGGACGCCGCCGAGCGCGGCCTGCGTAGCCAGGTCGGTGGTGCGGTCGAAGTCGACCTGGAAGCCGCCATCGACCGCAAGCTCAAGCGCTTCATGAGCGATGCCGCGGCCTACAGCTATCTGTCGCTGCGCGATGCGATTGCCGATGCCGGTCTGGACGAAGCGGCAGTGAGCCACCCGCGCACCGGCCTGATCGCCGGTTCCGGCGGCGGTTCCAGCGAATGGCAGGTGGAAACCGCCGATCTCCTGCGCGATCGCGGCGTGCGCAAGGTCGGCCCGTACATGGTGCCGCGCACGATGTGCTCGACGGTCTCGGCCAACCTGGCCACCGCGTTCAAGATCAAGGGCCTGAGCTATTCGCTGTCCGCTGCCTGCGCGACCTCCGCGCATTGCATCGGCGCGGGTGCCGACCTGATCCGTCATGGCGCGCAGGACATCGTGTTCGCCGGCGGTGGCGAAGACCTGCACTGGACGATGACGGTGATGTTCGACGCGATGGGCGCGCTGTCCACCTCGTACAACGACACACCGGCGACCGCCTCGCGCCCCTACGATGCCAACCGCGACGGCTTCGTGATCGCCGGCGGTGGCGGCATGCTGGTACTGGAGGATTACGACCACGCTGTCGCACGTGGTGCGCGCATCCATGCCGAACTGCTGGGCTATGGCGTGACCAGCGACGGCGCCGACATGGTGGCGCCCAGCGGCGAAGGCGCGGTGCGCTGCATGCGCATGGCGATGGAAGGCGTGGACGCGCCGATCGATTACCTCAACACCCATGGCACTTCCACGCCGCTGGGCGATGTCACCGAATTGAATGCCGTGCGCGAGGTGTTCGGCGATGCGGTACCGCCGCTGTCCTCGACCAAGGCGCTGAGTGGGCATTCGCTGGGCGCGGCCAGCGTGCACGAGGCGATCTACAGCCTGTTGATGCTGCGCGACGGTTTCATCGCCGGATCGGCAAATATCGAGAACCTCGATCCGCGCTGCGAAGGCTTCCCGATCCTGCGCGAAAGCCGCGATGCGCAGCTGCGTACGGTGATGTCCAACAGCTTCGGCTTCGGCGGCACCAACGCCACGCTGGTGTTCGGCAAGGTCTAAGCGGTCAGGAAGTCCGCCACTGCGTCTGGCTGTTTCATCCAGGCGTAGTGGTCGGCGCGCGCGCCAAGCGTCGCAGCATCGAAGGTCGCAGCCTGCACGCGGGCGTCGCGCAGCTTGCCGGTGAGGAAGTCCATCGACGAAGGCGGTGCGAGCCAGTCGCTGTCCATCGACAGTGCGCGTACGGCGCCATTGAACTGCACCATCGCGGCATCGAGATTGGTGTCGATGCCGGCCGCGGCGTAGCGGCCGCTCAAGGCGGTGCGCGCCCACTCCTCGATCACGCCGCGCGCTTCATTGCCGCCGAAGCCCACGCTGCGGCCCGGCAGGAAGCCCTTGCGCTGTGCCAGCCACGGCAGGAAGCGGTAGGCCAGCGGCAACCACCAGCGTGAGGGTGCAGGGAATGCGCGCCAGTAAGGTGAGCCGCTGGCGACCAGCCACAGTGCGCTTGCTGCCTGTGGATCCAGCGCCAGATGGCAGCAGGCCAGCTGCCCGCCCAGGCTGTGGCCGCCGATGATGCGCTCGATGCCCGGCGCGGTATCGGTGGCGCATTGCTCGCTGGCGGCGATATCGGCCAGCAGTTCGCGATAGCCCCAGTCGATGTCGGGCGATGCGCGCAGGTTGCTGGAACCATTGCCGCGCCATTCGTGCAGGAACACCGCGATGCCGCGCGCTGCCAGCGCGTCGGCCAGCGGGATGTAGTGCTTGGCGGCGATGCCAAGCGCCGGCAGCCACAGCAGGCGGGCGCGGGGTGCATCCGGGATGCGCGCGATCAGCGTGGCGTGATGGGCGCCGTCGGTGCCGACCGGCAGTTCAAGCGCGCGCATCAACCGCGCACCACCGGCCCAGCGCCGAAATGATCGAGCACCAGTACATCGCCGCGACCCGGGCGATAACCCAGGCGCAGGGCGCGATGCACGTAGTCGGTAGCAGCCTCGCAGGCGGCCTGCATCGGCAGGCCGTGGCACAGGTTCGCGGCGATGGCCGATGCCAGCGTGCAGCCGGTGCCGTGGGCGTCGATGGCCAGGCGTTCGTGTGCGTACTGCGCGATGGAATCGCCATCCCAATAGCGGTCGATCACCCAATCCGTGGCCGGCAGGTGTCCACCCTTCAGCAGCACCGCGTTGGCGCCAAGGTCGTCGACGAATTCGGCCAGTGTGGACTCGGCTGCAGCATCGTCGGCAATGGTGTGGCCCAGCAGCAGTTCGGCTTCCGGGATGTTCGGCGTGACGATACTGGCCAATGGCAGCAGGCGCGTTCGCAGTGCGTGCAGCGCATCGTCCTGCAGCAGCTTGGCGCCGCTGGTAGCGACCATGACCGGATCCAGCACCACGAATGGGGGGCGATGCTGTTCCAGCGCACCGGCCACGGCATCGATCACCTCGGCGGTCGCCAGCATGCCGATCTTCACTGCGCCGATGCGGAAGTCCTCGAAGCAGGCATCCAGCTGTGCGCGCAGGAAATCGACATCCGGTACATGCACCGCCGTCACGCCGCGGGTGTGCTGCGCGGTCAGCGCGGCGACGGCACTGAGCCCGTGCACGCCATGTGCGGCGAAGGTCTTGAGATCGGCCTGGATGCCGGCACCGCCGCCGGAATCGCTGCCGGCGATGGTGAGGACGCTGATGGGGCGCGGATCGTTCACGAACGGATTCCCGGACAGGGGTGCGAATGATGCCGGTTCACGCGGCGTCCGTGTGGCGGTGCAATTGCAACTGGCGGTACAGCGCATAGCCCAGCCCGACACTGCCGGTGACCACGGCGGGCACCATCAGTGCTGCATAGCCGAAACGCACGAATAACAGCGCGCCCAACACCGCACCGGTGAAGAAGCCGCTGATGATCAGCCCGCACAGCAGCAGGCGGCGCTTCTGCAGCGGCATGCCGCGAATGGCATGACCCAGGCCGATGCCGAGGTCGGTGAACATGCCGGACAGGTGACTGGTGCGGATCACCGCGCCGCTGTAGGTGGTGGCCATCGCGTTCTGCAGGCCGCAGGCCATCGCCGCGAGCAGGGCGCCTGCGAGTTGGCCGTGGTGGAACAGCGGGATCGCCGCGAACAGCAGCAGCGATTCCAGCACCAGGGCGATGCCGTAACGGCGGCCGAGCCTGAGCGTGCTGTCCTGGATGATCATTCCGCTGAGCGCGGCGCCGGCCATGAAGGCCAGCACCATGCCGGCCAGGTGCGAGATCGCGCGAACATCGCGTTTGGCCACCGCTTCGCCCAGCAATGTGGTGGTGCCGGTCAGGTGGGTGATCGCTTGATGCTCGAAGCCGAGATAGCCGACCACGTTGACCATGCCGGCGACGCAGGCCAACAGGCCTGCGCCGACCCACACCCAGCGCGGCAACGCCACTCCCATCGTGAATTCGCCGCGGCGCTACAACACTTCCGACGCGAAGTCCGCCAAGCGCGAACGCTCGCCACGGCGCAGGGTGATGTGCGCGCTGTGCGCCCAGTTCTTGAAGCGATCTACGGCATAGGTCAGGCCGGATGTCGTTTCGGTGAGGTAGGGCGTGTCGATCTGCTCCACGTTGCCGAGGCAAACGATCTTGGTGCCGGGGCCGGCGCGGGTGATCAGGGTCTTCATCTGCTTGGGCGTGAGGTTCTGCGCTTCATCGAGGATGAGATACCGCGAGAGGAAGGTGCGACCGCGCATGAAGTTCATCGAGCGGATCTTGATCCGCGATGCCAGCAAGTCGTTGGTGGCCGCGCGGCCCCAGGCACCGCCATCCTGGTTGTGGGTGAGCACTTCCAGGTTGTCGGTGAGCGCGCCCATCCACGGTGTCATCTTTTCCTCTTCGGTGCCGGGCAGGAAGCCGATGTCCTCGCCCACGCTGACCGTGGCGCGAGTCATGATGATCTCGCGATAGCGCTGCGCGTCCATCGTCTGCGCAAGACCCGCAGCCAACGCCAGCAATGTCTTGCCGGTGCCGGCAGTACCGAGCAGGGTGACGAAGTCGATCTCCGGGTCCATCAACGCGTTCAGCGCGAAGTTCTGCTCGCGGTTACGGGCGAGGATGCCCCATACCGCATGCTGGCTGTGGCGGAAATCATCGACGATTTGCAGGACGACCTTGTCGGCGGTGACCTTCGCCACCTTCATCTCGGCGTCGTCGTCGCCCGGCAGGTACAGGAACTGGTTCGGGTACCAGTCGTCGTCCTCGCTGCGCGAGATTTCGTAATAGGTGCGGCCCTTGTCCGTCCACGAGCGCAGGTCCTTGCCGTGGCGCGTCCAGAAATCTTCTGGCAGTGCGGTGGCACCGGTGTAAAGCAGGCTGAAATCATCCAGCGCGCGATCGTTCTCGTAGTCCTCGCTGACGATACCGGCGATCGAGGCCTTGATCCGCAGGTTGATGTCCTTGGACACGAACACCACCGGCGCGCCGGGGTCGGACTCCTTCAGCGCCAGGATCGCGCCGAGGATGTGGTTGTCCGGGATCACCGCGCCGAAGCGCTTGCCGGCATCGAAATCACCGGTCTGGAACAGTAGCCGGCCGGCGCTTTCCGCGCCACGCAGTTGCAACCCGTTCGGACGCACCAGTGCCACACCGTTGTGCACGTCGGTGTTGCCGTGCGCCTCGATCAGTTCGTTGAGGAAGCGGCTGACCTGGCGTGCGTTGCGGCTGGCTTCGCTGGTGCCTTTCTTGCCGTTGTCGAGTTCCTCCATCACCTGCATCGGCAGGTAGACATCGTGCTCCTCGAACTTGAACAGCGCGGTCGGGTCGTGCATCAACACATTGGTGTCGAGAACGTAGATGCGCTTGCTTCGCGTCATGCTGAGATTCCTGCAGTCGGACAGCGGCGGGCCATCGCATCCCGCGGGGCGGGGCGATGGAAGTGGGTGGAAACGAGGTTGGTCACTTGGTCTTTGCGGCCTTCAATGCGTCGAGCACGGCCTGTGCGTGCCCGGACACTTTCACCGGTTGCCATTTCTCACGAATGACGCCGGCGGGATCGATCAGGAAGGTGCTGCGCACGATGCCGATGTATTCGCGGCCATACAGCTTCTTCGGCTGGATCACGCCGAAGGCATTGCAGACGGCTTCGTCGGCATCGCTGACCAGATCGAACTTGAAGCCCTGCTTGATGCTGAAGTTCTGGTGCGACTTCAACGAATCCTTCGACACGCCCAGCACCTGCGCGCCGGCGCGCTTGAAATTCGGCAGCAGCGCGTTGAAGTCCTGGCCTTCGGTGGTGCAGGCCGGCGTCGAATCCTTCGGGTAGAAGTACAGCACCAGCCACTTGCCGGCGTAATCGCCCAGCGATGCGGACTTGCCGCTGGACAGGGCGAGCGGGAGATCGGGGATGCGATCGCCGATATCTGCCATCAGTACTTCATCGGATCCATGATGGCATCGAGGTTCAGGTGGTCGCAGAACTCGAGGAAATCGTCGCGCAGTGCGGCGATGTGCATGTCCGAGGGCACGCCGATGGTCAACTGCGCGGAGAACATGTCCGCGCCAGTCTGCATCGCCCGGTAGCGCGAGCAATGCAGGCTTTCGATGGTGATGCCCTGGCGGTCGAAGAAGTCCGCCAGCTGGAACAGGATGCCGGGCTTGTCCGAGGCGATCACCTCGACCACGTAGGGCAACAAGCTGGATTGCACCGGCTTCGGCCCGGTGCGGTACCAGATGAGTTTCAGGCCTTCCTCGCGCTCCAGCTTGGTCAGCATGGTTTCGAGCTTCGCCACCGCATCCCACGAGCCGGTGGCGAGCGCGGTCACCGAGACATCGCGGCCGACCGTGGCCAGGCGGGTATCAACCAGGTTGCAACCGGAGTCGGCGATGCGGCGGGTGACGGCAAGCAGCGGCGACTGCGGATGCGTGCTGTACGCGTTGATCAGCAGGTGGTTTTCGTTCGGCGCTGGCCGTGCGGTGATGTCGGTCAAGGGGGCGTCCGAAGCGATTGGGGTCTGGCTCGAATCGGCGGGCGCAAGGCTCGCCGCACATGGCCAGCATACTTGCCGGGCCTTTCGCGCCGCAAGTAAGATCGACGGCGCGCAAGCACTCCTTTCCCTTCGCGTCCCGGCGATCCGCCGGGCGCCCAGCCGCGAGCACAGCCCTTGCAACTTTTCGGCAGCATCACCGCGCTGGCGACGCCGTTCACGGCGTCCGGCGAGATCGACCTATCCGCCTGGCAGCGCTTGCTGCAGGAGCAGCTTGATGCGGGCATCCGGGGCGTCGTCGTGGCCGGCTCGACTGGAGAGGCGGCGGCGCTATATGACGCCGAATACGACGCACTGCTGCGGACCGCGGTGGAGCAGGTCGGCGGGCGCATCCCGGTGCTGGCCGGCACCGGCCAGTCGAACACCGCCAAGACCATCGAAGCCAACCGCCGCGCCGCGGCGTTGGGCGCGGATGTCGCATTGGTGGTAACCCCGCCTTACGTACGGCCGACCCAATCCGGCCTGCTGGCGCATTACCGCGCGGTGGCCGATGACGGTGGGCTGCCGGTGGTGCTGTACAACGTGCCGGGACGCACCGGTTGCGACCTGGCGGCGGAGACCAGCGGCGAGCTGTCGCTACATCCGAACATCGTCGGGATCAAGGAAGCGCGGGCCGATGCCGAGCGCATGGAGACCCTGCTACCGCTGCGACGTGACGGCTTCGTCGTGCTCAGCGGCGACGACCCGACGGCCGCGCGGGCGATGCTGGCCGGTGCCGATGGCGTGATCTCGGTCGCCTCCAATGTGGTGCCGAATGCGTTTCGTCGCCTGTGCGAGCTCGCCATGGGGGGCGATGCCGAGGCCACCCAGGAGTTCGATGCGCGCCTGGACGCGCTGTACCACTTCCTTGGTAGCGAGCCGAACCCGATTCCGGTCAAAGCCCTACTGGCGCTGAACGGAATCGGCCATGGACTGCGCCTGCCGCTGCAGCCGCTATCATCGGCACATGCCGCCGAGGTTCAGCGCCTGCATGCGGACATCTTCCAACTTGAACAACGCTGCCGCGTCCGCGCGGCCTGACAGGAGCTCCTGATGCCCCGTTTCTCCCAAGCTTCCCGCCTTGCCGTGCCGGTGGCCGCCCTCGTGCTGGTCGCCGCCGTGTCCGGCTGCAGCATGTTCGGCAAGAAGAACGAGCTGTATACCCAGAGCGGCGAAAGCCGGCCGCTGGAAGTGCCGCCGGACCTGGATCGCCCCAGTGCAGATCGCGCCATGGCGCTTCCGTCTACCGGTGGCAGCGTGTCCGCCTCGGGCATGAACACGACGGGCGCCGCCGCACCGATCGGTTTCAACGCCAGTGGCGATCGCGACGCCATCTTCGCCAAGATCGGCGACGTACTGGGCGCGACTTCGGGCGTCAACGTGGTGAACAAGGCGCAGATCCTTGGCACCTACGATGTCGATTACATGGGCGCCAAGTTCCTGGTCCGAGTGACCAAGGCCGGCGACGGCGCCTATGTCTCCGCGGTCGATCCGCGCGGCCTGCCGCCCACCGGCGAGGCGCCGGCCAAGCTGATCGGGGCGCTGAAGGCGGCCATCGCGCCCTGATTCAACGGCCCGTGGAATGCGAAAGGGCGCCGCGAGGCGCCCTTTTTCGTGGCGGTGGCGTGGCTCAGCGTTCGAGCAACGGCAGCTTGTCCGGCTTGCCGTCCCACTCCGCGGCATCCGCCGGCGGATCTTTGCGAACGGTGAGTACCGGCCACTCCTTCGCCAGTTCCGCGTTGAGCGCGGCGAAGCCTTCCTGTCCGGCGGGCACGTCCTCTTCCGGGTAGATTGCGTTGACCGGGCATTCCGGTTCGCACAGGGTGCAGTCGATGCACTCGTCCGGATCGATCACCAGGAAGTTCGGGCCTTCGTGGAAACAGTCGACCGGGCACACCTCGACGCAGTCTGTGTGCTTGCACTTGATGCAGTTTTCGGTGACGACGAAGGGCATGGGGCGTGATCCGTGGTGCGGTACGGGTAGTTTAACGCTGCGGGTCACGGGATAGACGCGGCACGTCCTGTGCCGCGCCCTTCGCTACGCGACGCGGGCAGCCTTCGGCTGCCCAGATTCGCTCCAGGCGAATCTGTCGAACCCTGCGGGTTCTCATCTCGAAGGGCGGATCATGAAAAAAGCCCGAGTCATTCGACTCGGGCTTTTTTCATGATTGGTACTCCCAACGGGATTC
This genomic interval carries:
- the zwf gene encoding glucose-6-phosphate dehydrogenase, producing the protein MTRPAPASLLTIFGATGDLAQRMLLPSLYSLQAEQLLPDKLRILGTARSELTREGFAELVANTIHERIPAEECNEAALRGLLDRLDYIPASVDDDASMAKLAAKVEELRDGDVLYHLSTAPRFYVPACRALAAHGAADAGTRVMLEKPIGKDLASAEAINDGVAQYFDEDRVYRVDHYLGKEGVQNLIALRFGNVMFEPLWNARHIEQVQITVAETVGVEGRGDYYDDSGAMRDMLQNHLLQLLCLVAMEPPARFEPTAVRNEKIKVLRSLRAIGRDHVASESVAGQYSAGAIDGVAVPGYAQELGRDSRTETFVALRAHVDNWRWSGVPFYLRTGKRLPSRCTEIYIQFRKVPYSIFGGRAGSDMLPNGLLIRLQPEERIELDLMAKTPGLDRSGLRLSQVALDLDFHEEFANARRRISYERLYLDAIEGNGTLFVRRDETEAAWQWVDAILDGWRSANIAPKPYPAGTWGPSAAVSLIERHGHSWRD
- the pgl gene encoding 6-phosphogluconolactonase, with product MGWIEHDYPNTDALIEQVAQELQHACRDATRERGVAWLALAGGRTPLPIYARLAASAFDGSITAIPTDERCVPHDHPACNLRALRKAFASSAGITANGITRDDGDETASLAQARALLALNAQPFDFVLLGMGADGHFASLFPGAANFAEGLAMDSGIDAIATLPDPLPPEAPFARISLTLPRLLHARSIHLVVTGEDKRGVLRQAQQQDDGGAIPYPVAALLHARDHRLQIHWSP
- the fabA gene encoding 3-hydroxyacyl-[acyl-carrier-protein] dehydratase FabA, whose product is MTRSSSLDREQLLACARGELFGMDNARLPAPPMLMFDRITAITEDGGAYGKGFIRAELDIHPDLWFFGCHFLGDPVMPGCLGVDAMWQLTGFFLPWLGEQGRGRALGAGEIKFTGQVMPDAKVVSYEIDIRRVMRGRLKMVIADGRTYVDGREIYVARDMRVGLFQSMEAM
- the glk gene encoding glucokinase, translated to MSQLALVGDIGGTNARFALTDLSTPGVELHEAQSLRNADFASMQHAIEHYLSGVDAKPARAALAVASPVGHDEIRLTNRAWSFSRRELQRTLGLDELRMINDFGAVAWAVPSLQPDSLVTLHGDPAAPLRGPVTVMGPGTGLGVALLVGSHAHGWHAVETEGGHTSFAPLGDEERAIAAWLTAQHGRTSTERLLCGKGLSEIDLVLRGGAALAPATNLMPGESSLQRQSLRDPAEIVAAALEGHDIAARQTLARFCAVLGSVAGDCALIHGARTVVIAGGIVPRFIPFLRSSAFRERFLAKGRMATLLEAVPIHVITHPQPGLLGAATALRSKEL
- the edd gene encoding phosphogluconate dehydratase, which translates into the protein MSTLHPVVERVTARIAERSKRLRDDYLARMDAARETRPARRDLGCGNLAHGFAASGVDKQELRSGRGGNIGIVTAYNDMLSAHQPMEQYPALIRMAARNAGGSAQVAGGVPAMCDGVTQGRAGMEMSLFSRDAIAMATAVSLSHEMFDGVLMLGVCDKIVPGLLIGALSFGHLPTIFVPAGPMPSGIPNKQKAEVRQRYALGEATREELLDAEAASYHSPGTCTFYGTANSNQMLMEVMGLHMPGSAFVNPGTPLRDALTVAAAEQVLRITALGDDYRPLARTVNEKAMVNAMVGLAATGGSTNHALHLVAIARAAGLIIDWNDLDELSKATPLLARVYPNGSADVNHFHAAGGLGLVIRELIDAGLLHADIACVHGGDLRQQALEPHLDGLQLQWRDAPAQSKDVSVVRGVAAPFDSEGGLRRLQGNLGRAVVKISAVAPEFRRIEAPARIFESQDALLDAFKADELVGDFVAVVRGQGPRANGMPELHKLTPTLAALQDRGQRVALLTDGRMSGASGKVLAAIHVTPEAVDAGALAKLHEGDIVRIDAEAGTMEALVDAGEWATRALAKPTLAANRIGHGRELFALMRRNVSPAEQGACSLFLDEDAA